One Perca flavescens isolate YP-PL-M2 chromosome 14, PFLA_1.0, whole genome shotgun sequence genomic window carries:
- the LOC114567978 gene encoding germ cell-specific gene 1-like protein, translating into MLRYFHTGFWLSCEDQVEKCRSFIELTPGETQGVLWLSVISEFMYISLLAMGFLLMCVEAICLCAKREMNALKINAYAAMCTVLSGLMGMVAHMMYTTVFQMTVSIGPKDWRPQTWDYGWSFAMAWLSFSCCMAAAVATLNSYTKTLIEMKHRARLRLEEVRAASCAPSYEEVVRAGSGGVYSVSQLIQLGQQGALMDPMWARGMGPAVGGRLVDPHGMVVVEGCGTEGCEDCEREMDEIDYALQEEREDSLC; encoded by the exons ATGCTGCGCTACTTCCACACCGGCTTCTGGCTCTCCT GTGAGGATCAGGTAGAAAAGTGCCGCAGCTTCATTGAGCTGACCCCAGGAGAAACACAAG GTGTCCTCTGGCTTTCAGTCATCAGTGAGTTTATGTACATCAGTCTTCTGGCCATGGGCTTCCTGCTGATGTGTGTGGAAGCGATTTGCCTCTGTGCCAAGAGGGAGATGAACGCCCTCAAGATCAACGCCTACGCCGCCATGTGCACTGTCCTCTCAG GTTTGATGGGGATGGTAGCACACATGATGTACACCACAGTGTTTCAGATGACTGTGAGCATCGGGCCCAAAGACTGGAGGCCACAGACCTGGGACTACGGATGGTCTTTTGC CATGGCGTGGCTGTCGTTCAGCTGCTGCATGGCGGCCGCCGTGGCCACGCTCAACTCCTACACCAAGACCCTCATCGAGATGAAGCACCGCGCCCGGCTGAGGCTGGAGGAGGTGCGTGCTGCTTCCTGCGCCCCCTCCTACGAGGAGGTCGTTCGAGCCGGCAGTGGAGGCGTTTACTCTGTCAGTCAGCTGATTCAGCTcggccagcagggggcgctcaTGGACCCTATGTGGGCCCGAGGAATGGGACCAGCGGTCG GGGGGCGACTGGTGGACCCTCATGgtatggtggtggtggagggatGTGGCACTGAAGGATGCGAAGACTGTGAACGGGAGATGGACGAGATAGATTACGCTctgcaggaggagagagaggactCGCTCTGCTAA